The Bubalus bubalis isolate 160015118507 breed Murrah chromosome 8, NDDB_SH_1, whole genome shotgun sequence sequence AATTTAGCTCTTCAACCTAAATAGACAGTGTCCATAAAAGCGAAAAGCCCTGAGAAGGCACTCACTAAATGTTAGTTGAATCAAGTCAGTATTATGGCCGATTTCTAATATAATTTAACTAAAGGTTCAGGCATCTTTTTTCTTGGTGCATATCAGTAGCAAGAACATATACCTGTTTCTACACAAGGATGAAAGGTTTCTTTAGAGTGTTAGGTTACATATATCTCTATTCATATATTCTCTACAGGTCAGCTAGGGCAGCAACCACACATGAATCCTTCTTGGAACAGTAGTTGCATTTTTGTGTTCAAAAATAGGTCCATCACTTTAGATGATTATCTAATTTATTTGTGATACTTCATTCCAAGGGAATCCTATCTGAGGATGATAAGTATCTTGggacaaaagaaaatgttttgttttcttgaaatgCTGATAATAGCTGTGAGTAGCAGTAAATCCATGCCTATTGAATACCTCAGGGAGATTAATGAAGCATCCTCTGTAAGGACACAAGCATATGAAAGTCATCAGATCAAGTTATGAAAACTACTCCACCCTGTGCCCTGCCATAATTTCATCTCAAGGGACCAAAATAAACTGAGGACattctttaaaagtattttaaaacttggAGGTAGAGATTCTATGCATCACTTTTCACAAGCAAAATCCCTAACTTCCTTTAGAAGTCCTTACAttcatatatcattttaatgatcaaataattttctttcctataGTAATGTCCCATCACCTGATACTTTAGGATCTCCCATTAAAAGGTCTTCAACTCAGTTAATGCTAGGTTGAGTTTTTCAGGTCTCATCAGTAATGAAATTATaacatccattcatccacttatGTGGTACCAAATGTGGTGAATTCCTTAGTCAGACATTAGCATGCcttgacccattttgaacttaaaggtgaatattaaaaaatggatTACTTACTGTTTAGAAAGAGGATAAGATTGGCGCAGGGTAAAATAGGCAGTGATGACCCTCTAATGTGTTTGATTTAAATGGTACAGGCATAGACATCAGAGCTTGCTGGTCCTCTGCTGGTTAAGGGTCCACAGTCCTGTAGCTGATTGATGTGAAAGTTCTCTGGTGACATCTCATGGCAGTGTATCTCCGTGCTTATCtcgctttttttgtttttttttaggatCTCTGGAATTAGACACTCCTTCACAGCCAGTGAACAATCACCATGCTCACTCACATACTCCAGTGGAGAGTAAGTTTGATTTAGGAGagcttaaaaacaattaaaaattcattgtATCAtctatatattctctttcattagCTCTGCACAACCGATTGAGAAACAGATATCCTCCCGTTTCTTTTATCTTGTGAGATACAGTTTTTCATTGCAACTACTGGCAGATTTATCTTCTTCATTTGGGAAGAGCATATTTGATTTGGGAACAGGTAGTCTGTTTTCCCTGGCATTCTCAAAGGAAGACTGTGTGGTACTAACAGCAGTGTATACTCTCTAGATACAAATAACCTGATTCTCTCTAGGGAGTGttctttttcatcctttctcAAGTGCTTAGCCTACTGTTGGCATATAATAAAGTCTCAAATGGTTGAGTTAGTGAGTAAATGAGTGGTTTAGTCAGATGCTAGCTGACTAGATTGACTGTATTGATGCCTTTTTTTGACAAATCAATTTGATATGAAAAGttgattgaaaaatattttaaattgtaggTAATGTTTTGAAAAAAACTTCTCTCATGTTATATATGAAACCAGTATGTATCATGGCTTACTTCACTGCTTTGCTACTGaagttttttaaatgtctgagcAGTCAGCTATTAATAAGACATGTGGCACAAAGAGTTCTGTTTCTCTTGTCTTCTCAGAAAACATAATGTTGTTTTGGTTTATAATCGGATGAATGTATTATGCCTTGCCCATAgttctctaaaatttaaaaacacatgaaTTCTTTATTTATATTCAGAAAGGAAATATAACCCAACCTCTCACCATACGACAACAGATCATTTACCTGAAAAGAAGTTTAAATCTGAAGCTCTTTTATCTACCCTAACATCAGATGCCTCTAAGGAAAATACGCTAGGTAAGTTTATTATCTTAAgtgtgattgttttcttttttggtttttattaaaataaagggGAATGACAGCATTTAAGGTTAAttatacagattctttacctggttAGAGTCTACcgtaagaagaaagaagaaaaaatgtgacatgaaatttttaatttaatcattgTATCAGTGCTGAGAAATAATATACTTTAAGCTCACTAACATTTTGTTCTGTCTAAccattttcattccttctttaATTCTACACAGGTTGTCGAAATAATAATTCCACGGCCGCTTCCAACAATGCTTACAATGTGAATTCCTCCCAACCTCTGGCATCCTATAATATTGGCTCCTTATCTTCAGGAACTGGTGCGGGGGCAATTACCATGGCAGCAGCTCAAGCAGTTCAAGCTACAGCTcaggtaaaaaagaaaaggtttggAAACGGAATGTTAAGTTTTGTCTGAATCCTTGGCAGACTCTAGCAGAAATAACTTGATGTGAACAAAAAGAGTTTTCTTGCATTgtatagtttcatttttaatccTAGTTTTATGATAgctgatatttaaagaaataaatatgcataaatttgatagtgaaaagtgaaaaatagatttatacaATCTTGTGCAGATCACTTCTCACAGTAATTGCTCCGGACACTCATTTTCCTGACTATAAGTCACAGCTCCTGCTGGGACAATACTTTATTCTTTATTCCCGTTCCAGGGCTTTCTCTCTAGCCTCGGAACTTAGGTTGCCTTGAGTTAGTTCATTTCTGTGCTGGCTATCATCTATATTCCAAATTAAGTTACCCATCCTGTAGTTACCTCGTAACTGGGTAAAAACTGATCCTAAATCTTTATGTAAAATAACTTAAATTACAATGATGAACATAAtggtttaaaacaaaataatattaggTAAGCCAAAATAATGCTGTAAATagtaagacaaaagaaaatgtgcatatttatatgtattaataatatcAATGACTGCCTTTTTTAAGATGAAAGAGGGACGAAGGACATCAAGTTTAAAGGCCAGTTATGAAGCATTTAAGAATAATGACTTTCAGCTGGGAAAAGAGTTTTCCATGCCCCGGGAAGCAGCTGGCTATTCATCATCGTCAGCGCTCATGACTACATTAACACAGAACGCCAGCTCATCAACAGCCGACTCAAGGAGTGGGAGAAAGAGCAAGTAAGTTTTATTGTTATAGTAGCTCATACCTTTACTGAGTGTGCAGACTACCTAGCACCCAGCTGGGCTTCCGTGTAGTAAACAGAGGCAGgttcccaaatggctcagtggtaaagaatccacctgccaaacaggagactcgggttcaatccctgggtctggaggaagatcccctggagtcgtaaatggcagcccactgcagtattcttgcctgggaaatcccatggacagaggagcttggcagaatATAGCcgctggagtcacaaagagtaaggcACGACtcggcacacagacacacacacacatgcatatatgtatatataatgagtCAGGATGAACTCTGGGGAGGTGGGAAGACATGACATTTACTTCACAATGACTTACCTTGAAAGAGGTAAAGTCCTTAAAAAATTCTAAGAAACCTTAATTTTTCTAAAGTCTTGAATTGGGGTAATTAATAGATGACCTCTCAttgctttcttttgttcattAAGATAAACCATTAATGAAACCTTTCCTAACTTATAACCCCTTGTTCTGCCATGTGTTTTCTGGTCTTCATTTTAATTAAGAACAAATTGTCTTAGTCCTTGGTATTATGTCTCCTAAATTGAAGTTATGAAAGTATCCCTAGATTTTGTAGATACAATTCTTAGGATGATTGTATGAATGCATACATGTGAaaggggcttcgcaggtggcgctagtggtgaagaacctgcctgccggtgcaagagacatgagacacgtgggttcagtccctggttccagaagatcccctggaggagggcatggcagtccacttcagtattcttgcctggagaatcccgtggacagaggagcctgatggctacagtccatagggtcataaagaatgagacatgactgaagcgacttagcacacatatgaAAACTTAATAGCATTTGGCACCATCTTTCCAAAGTACCTGCATGTGTTAGGTGTTCATACATAATGAGAGTTCAGTTGCTAGTCCTAAAGAATTATATCATAATtgtatcaatttatttttaaatatattttctgtcagTAAATGTTATATTTTCTGTGTTCCTGTGCTTCCTGTGGATGAATCTCTAAAAGAATGATCAATGTAGAATTACCACAAAAGTGCTAAATATCTAAACCCTAAATATCTAAAAATTCATTTAGTGACCCAAGTTTATTATAACTGCTGATGATAAAGTTtcgtatttttaaaatttattagcaTGTGTATAATGGTAAATTTCTTGTGTATTTTAACACACTCTGCTTCATGTTCTACATAGGTGAGTATTCCCATATCAGATGATGGTTATCATTTTCATCAAATGCTTACgtgtatttgtatttttgattCTAATCAAGAGTATTCAGTTtgcttaaaaatacaaagaatgtcTGTACGGAAGCCATAACTAATACTAATTCTTAAAAGGATGGCCTACTCTTTAAATCAATGGTAAGAAGTAACAGATTAAAAGTTTATTCtaaaaactttgaaatattttaaaagaatttcctttgaatatctttgttttccagaaaacaagaaaatctgaAACAAAAATAAGCTATTATGAAAAATGTTGCTCTTTTTGCTCTAAACAGTTGTGCTTTTACATCCATTTATCAGATGGCTTGAGGGTTAAAGagtattttgtatatttactgTTATTTCATTTCATGCCATTAATTAGAAGTTACTCTCAATTAAGTTCTTCTGGATGCTGAGCAAATAAAACTGATACTGCTTTTTCAGAAACAACAACAAGTCTTCAAGCCAACAGTCatcatcttcttcctcctcttcttccttatcATCATGTTCTTCATCATCAACTGTTGTACAGGAAATTTCCCAACAAACAACAGTAGTACCAGAATCTGATTCCAACAGTCAGGTTGATTGGACTTATGACCCCAATGAACCACGATACTGCATTTGTAATCAGGTAAGAGTCTGACATGTCTATAGGAGCATAATctgaataaaataggaaaagagctgtttcatttttttagtgTTCTTTTTACTCTAGTAAAATACCTTTGGTTTTTTATTATATCCTCTTCCTGCTTCTGATAAAAAGACATGTTCATGATGACTGCAAAACCTTCTCAAGAAGACCATTGTAAACTGTCTTCTGGGATGCTTGGTGGAAATGATTAATGAGATTTCTATGAATACTGTGTCACACTCTCTCTGATCCTTCTCATTTTGTGCTCTTCGGAGTGCTAAGATTTTCTGTCAGAGTATAGAGCCACTTAATATATTGCACAGTGGAATTCTTTTCCGCTGCATATCTAGAAATAGATAAATACCAAAAAAGGAAAGCCAGGGAAATCCTTATGTCTTTAATTATAGGCAGGTTGTTCTACTTTATGAGGAAATAAATAAGGCTGAATAttaaacaaaatctttaaaatacatttaactaCTATGTTAGAGACCCATCTTCTTGTCCTTGTGAGTTGGTATCCACATACTCTCCAGCTAGtgatgaaaagcaaaaagaaaaatgagaaatgacATGTAATAAACAGATAATTTAGAAGTTTCGATAAAATAGACTACTGACTGCAAAAATATATATGACCTAACATGacccaagaaaaagtaaaaaaaaaactttatgtaGATAACcaagaaagaaacttaaaatctttattaaagGAACCACTCAAAAAATTGACTCTTTTGTCAAGGTAGTTTATAGAACAAGTTTTTATAGACTTTCAAAGAGCATGTAATTTCTCTATTATCCTGCTGTACACCCCTGCCCCCAAAaatccttcagaaaaaaaaaaacccataaactgTATAAAGCTACATGCCCTGTTTCTTAACTCAGTTGTATATTCTGTGTATATCCCTCTATTTTCTTTACAGTATCATAAACAGTTATTTGAATTTAGGTGCTTGTTAATAtagtcataataaaaatatttaattttctttttactagGTATCCTATGGTGAGATGGTGGGCTGTGATAACCAAGATGTAAGTATTAAATTTTTCTACTTAGGAATGAAAAAACAGGTCTCACCTTATTGTTACTGGaatgtatattttttgtttagtGTGTCTCTCAGTCTAAGGAAACAGGTTTGCAgttatgttaattatattaaGGCTGGAATATTCCTCCCCCAAATAAGATAGTGTCCCTTAATGTGTTCCCTATTCTAACttttttaaagctaattttaTGGTTTTATGTGCAGATtacatttctcaaaaggcagCAGGTTGTATGAAAATTAGAAACACCCTTTTCCCCTTTTGCCAAAGAGTTCTGTGTTTGCTAGGATTTGGTTCTCTTACCACAATGAAGAATTGGAACTGTAGAGCAATACTTTCTTTT is a genomic window containing:
- the ING3 gene encoding inhibitor of growth protein 3 isoform X1 — encoded protein: MLYLEDYLEMIEQLPMDLRDRFTEMREMDLQVQNAMDQLEQRVSEFFMNAKKNKPEWREEQMASIKKDYYKALEDADEKVQLANQIYDLVDRHLRKLDQELAKFKMELEADNAGITEILERRSLELDTPSQPVNNHHAHSHTPVEKRKYNPTSHHTTTDHLPEKKFKSEALLSTLTSDASKENTLGCRNNNSTAASNNAYNVNSSQPLASYNIGSLSSGTGAGAITMAAAQAVQATAQMKEGRRTSSLKASYEAFKNNDFQLGKEFSMPREAAGYSSSSALMTTLTQNASSSTADSRSGRKSKNNNKSSSQQSSSSSSSSSLSSCSSSSTVVQEISQQTTVVPESDSNSQVDWTYDPNEPRYCICNQVSYGEMVGCDNQDCPIEWFHYGCVGLTEAPKGKWYCPQCTAAMKRRGSRHK